In Mycobacterium tuberculosis H37Rv, a single window of DNA contains:
- the lipA gene encoding lipoyl synthase codes for MSVAAEGRRLLRLEVRNAQTPIERKPPWIKTRARIGPEYTELKNLVRREGLHTVCEEAGCPNIFECWEDREATFLIGGDQCTRRCDFCQIDTGKPAELDRDEPRRVADSVRTMGLRYATVTGVARDDLPDGGAWLYAATVRAIKELNPSTGVELLIPDFNGEPTRLAEVFESGPEVLAHNVETVPRIFKRIRPAFTYRRSLGVLTAARDAGLVTKSNLILGLGETSDEVRTALGDLRDAGCDIVTITQYLRPSARHHPVERWVKPEEFVQFARFAEGLGFAGVLAGPLVRSSYRAGRLYEQARNSRALASR; via the coding sequence ATGAGTGTCGCTGCCGAGGGCCGGCGCCTGTTACGCCTGGAGGTGCGCAACGCGCAGACCCCAATCGAGCGCAAACCGCCGTGGATCAAGACACGAGCCCGCATCGGGCCGGAGTACACCGAGCTGAAGAACCTGGTCCGCCGCGAGGGGCTGCACACGGTCTGCGAGGAGGCCGGCTGCCCCAACATCTTCGAATGCTGGGAGGACCGAGAAGCCACCTTCCTGATCGGCGGTGACCAGTGCACCCGCCGATGCGATTTCTGCCAGATCGACACCGGAAAGCCCGCCGAGCTGGACCGCGACGAGCCACGCCGAGTCGCCGACAGCGTGCGCACGATGGGCCTGCGCTATGCCACCGTCACCGGCGTGGCTCGCGACGACCTGCCTGACGGCGGGGCCTGGCTGTACGCCGCGACCGTGCGCGCCATCAAGGAACTCAATCCGTCGACCGGCGTCGAACTGCTGATTCCCGACTTCAACGGCGAACCAACCCGGCTGGCCGAGGTCTTCGAGTCCGGCCCGGAAGTCCTGGCACACAATGTCGAAACCGTGCCCCGTATCTTCAAGCGGATCCGGCCGGCGTTCACGTACCGGCGCAGCCTGGGTGTGCTTACCGCTGCGCGCGACGCCGGCCTGGTCACCAAGAGCAACCTCATCCTCGGCCTGGGCGAAACCTCCGACGAGGTGCGCACCGCCCTGGGCGATCTGCGCGACGCCGGCTGCGACATCGTTACCATCACCCAATACCTGCGGCCGTCGGCGCGCCACCATCCGGTCGAGCGCTGGGTGAAGCCCGAGGAGTTCGTCCAGTTCGCGCGATTCGCCGAAGGGCTGGGCTTCGCCGGGGTATTGGCGGGACCCCTGGTTAGGTCGTCATATCGGGCGGGCCGGCTCTACGAACAGGCACGTAACTCACGGGCCTTGGCATCCCGCTAG